Proteins found in one Asterias amurensis chromosome 13, ASM3211899v1 genomic segment:
- the LOC139946484 gene encoding uncharacterized protein, with protein sequence MPNNETHNASTSSSRVDHHPLPDNNDGKAQPCRTFTTSAKSTSNLPAAMLSPVRMEFGVMCSDVAILSISPDEKHTKTAYKIYLRPDSASIYKPVNDTRAAWVPVVNKRGFNFSDGSTIAITYHNGRFDIGIRGTNASTFTHDFGHSGPPGNWFVGLSSKSKAKWVFYQ encoded by the exons ATGCCCAACAACGAAACTCACAATGCGTCCACCAGCAGCAGCCGGGTAGATCACCATCCATTACCGGATAACAATGATG GGAAGGCACAGCCGTGCAGAACCTTTACAACATCAGCCAAAAGTACGTCAAATCTACCCGCAGCTATGTTATCACCCGTGAGGATGGAGTTTGGTGTTATGTGCTCAGACGTGGCAATCTTATCGATTTCTCCTGATGAAAAACATACTAAAACAGCCTACAAGATTT ATTTGCGGCCGGACTCTGCATCCATCTACAAGCCCGTGAACGACACCCGCGCGGCGTGGGTACCCGTTGTTAATAAACGTGGCTTCAACTTCTCCGATGGGTCAACAATAGCGATAACTTACCACAATGGTCGCTTTGATATCGGTATCAGGGGGACGAACGCATCGACATTCACCCATGACTTTGGGCATTCGGGTCCACCGGGCAact